The following coding sequences lie in one Pempheris klunzingeri isolate RE-2024b chromosome 13, fPemKlu1.hap1, whole genome shotgun sequence genomic window:
- the iah1 gene encoding isoamyl acetate-hydrolyzing esterase 1 homolog — protein MMSKFNAVIWPKVILFGDSITQLSFQASGWGADIANKLARKCDVVNRGLSGYNSRWAKVVLPRLINSQNSADNSIAAVTVFFGANDCSLEDKNPQQHVPLQEYSENLKEITRILASAGVTADRVIFITPPPVHEPAWEKECILKGCPLNRLNSVAGQYAQACVCAAGQCGADVLDLWTLMQKDEQDYTVYLSDGLHLSQKGNQFVAQHLWGLLESRLADLPFILPYWGDVDVKSPESSLLCDQ, from the exons ATGATGTCCAAGTTCAATGCAGTAATTTGGCctaaagtgattttatttggAGACTCCATCACACAG TTGTCATTTCAAGCCAGTGGTTGGGGCGCAGACATTGCCAACAAACTTGCACG AAAGTGTGATGTAGTAAACAGAGGACTGTCTGGCTACAACTCCAGATGGGCTAAGGTAGTTCTTCCTCGCCTCATCAACAGCCAGAACTCAGCAGACAACAGCATAGCTGCTGTCACAGTCTTCTTTGGAGCCAACGACTGTTCACTGGAAG ATAAAAACCCCCAACAGCACGTCCCCCTGCAGGAGTATTCAGAGAACCTGAAGGAGATCACCAGGATCCTGGCTTCAGCTGGAGTGACAGCAGACAGAGTGATCTTCATCACCCCTCCACCTGTCCATGAGCCAGCTTGGGAGAAGGAGTGCATTTTGAAAG GATGTCCTCTCAATCGCCTCAACTCTGTAGCGGGGCAGTATGCCCAGGCATGCGTCTGTGCTGCTGGTCAGTGTGGTGCAGACGTCCTGGACCTCTGGACACTCATGCAGAAAGATGAACAG GACTACACAGTCTACCTGTCTGATGGGCTCCATCTCTCACAGAAGGGAAACCAGTTTGTGGCTCAGCACCTGTGGGGCCTGCTGGAGAGCCGTTTGGCCGACCTGCCCTTCATCCTGCCCTATTGGGGAGATGTTGACGTCAAGAGCCCAGAGAGCAGCCTCCTCTGTGACCAGTGA
- the LOC139211573 gene encoding uncharacterized protein: MAEVSRQLGRGAYEFAYKICKRHRLVNPRKQGRSAVRASSLSAGFLLGEIQNGALCGAENAVIVGASQDGYTRATPLCGVAKYYDCIGLYEECSLTSKNQVQNIEIRVPQFGSCAKFWRTFCNVSRQQSLESRCLFSGQCVFTRAYTGNGARSEPLYKTKTGYYEILEVIPTATQAQIKTAYYKQSFIYHPDRNAGSDEATDRFSEISEAYTVLGNKALRKRYDRGLLTRSDLATVRPPGQDIAGSSAKPQSDSRRSVMGANRQGGVFDFDTFFKQHYGEQLRREKDIRERKERMLRRKQESIADRKSEKLTDMAVLLMMALAAAILVSIKM, from the coding sequence ATGGCGGAGGTCAGTCGACAACTTGGAAGGGGAGCCTACGAGTTCGCATACAAAATATGTAAACGCCACCGCTTGGTAAATCCACGCAAACAGGGCAGAAGCGCAGTACGGGCCTCCTCTCTGTCGGCCGGGTTTCTGCTGGGTGAGATTCAAAATGGCGCCTTGTGTGGAGCAGAGAATGCAGTGATCGTTGGAGCTTCACAGGACGGTTACACAAGGGCAACACCTCTGTGTGGTGTTGCTAAATATTATGACTGTATTGGGCTTTACGAAGAGTGTTCACTAACTAGCAAGAACCAGGtacaaaatatagaaatacgTGTTCCTCAGTTCGGAAGTTGTGCTAAGTTTTGGAGGACTTTCTGCAATGTGAGTCGTCAGCAGAGCCTGGAGAGCCGGTGTTTGTTTTCgggacagtgtgtgttcaccagAGCTTACACCGGCAACGGAGCCCGATCTGAGCCCCtctataaaaccaaaacaggcTACTATGAAATCCTGGAGGTGATTCCTACCGCCACCCAGGCCCAGATAAAAACAGCCTACTACAAGCAGTCCTTCATCTACCACCCGGACCGAAACGCCGGCAGCGATGAGGCCACTGACCGCTTCTCGGAGATCAGCGAGGCGTACACCGTCCTGGGCAACAAGGCTCTGAGGAAGAGGTACGACCGGGGCCTGTTGACTCGGTCGGACCTCGCCACAGTCAGACCCCCCGGCCAGGACATCGCAGGGAGCTCCGCGAAACCTCAGAGCGACAGCCGGCGGTCCGTGATGGGCGCCAACAGGCAAGGAGGCGTGTTTGACTTCGACACGTTTTTTAAGCAACACTACGGCGAGCAGCTGCGGAGAGAGAAGGACATCCGAGAGCGTAAAGAGAGGatgctgaggaggaagcaggagtCGATCGCTGACAGGAAGTCTGAAAAGTTGACGGACATGGCGGTCTTGTTGATGATGGCGTTGGCTGCGGCTATACTGGTTAGCATAAAAATGTGA